A section of the Bacteroidales bacterium genome encodes:
- a CDS encoding glycoside hydrolase family 127 protein: MKGYHVSFFKFIAFLMIISCSVHAQKIRVPFAVPDKIESGDPSSIKLGSYLGGRIDACIESRVKGQDVNHLVIPFFNKTETRRWQSEFWGKWMLGAVLSYRYTHDPVLLDSITTSVNKLLASQLPNGYIGNYSEEAQLKEWDVWGRKYSLLGLLSYYDLTGDKKVLDACRRAADHLLGQVGPGKLNIVTTGNYHGMASSSILEPIIYLYQRTGEVRYLDFAKYIVDQWETEAGPRLISKAELGIPVADRFPHPKTIQKSWFSPFNGQKAYEMMSCYEGLLELYKITNEPRYLSAVEKTVRNIIDTEINVAGSGSAFECWYHGKTLQTRPTYHTMETCVTMTWMKLCQTLLSLTGNPVYADQIETTTYNALLASMKDDASQIAKYSPLEGQRHPGEEQCGMHINCCNANGPRGFALLPQFAVMTSQRDMFINLYADFSKEIVLDKKKKVRIKQQTDYPEKGTVRIEIDPDRVESFVVSLRIPAWSKENTVSVNGEKLDGVVSGTYYKIDRSWKKGDVITLELDVRGRVMKENGYAAIVKGPVVLARDTRFADGFVDETARIDSKDGYVQLLPVNNVNGIWMSFTAPLVLGTDLEGEGKLPRQIHFCDFASAGNTWKNDVRYRIWIPETLNVMNTTYQPY, encoded by the coding sequence TTGCATTTCTAATGATCATTTCCTGTTCGGTACATGCCCAGAAGATCCGGGTTCCTTTTGCCGTTCCTGATAAGATCGAGTCAGGTGATCCATCATCTATAAAGCTTGGCAGTTATCTGGGAGGACGGATAGATGCCTGCATCGAATCGCGAGTGAAAGGACAGGATGTGAATCATCTGGTGATCCCGTTTTTCAACAAAACAGAAACACGGCGCTGGCAAAGCGAATTCTGGGGTAAATGGATGCTTGGTGCAGTTTTGTCCTATCGTTATACTCATGATCCGGTATTGCTCGATTCAATAACAACTTCGGTGAACAAATTATTGGCTTCCCAACTACCGAACGGATATATCGGGAATTATTCAGAAGAGGCCCAGCTGAAGGAATGGGATGTTTGGGGCCGTAAATATTCCTTGCTTGGGTTGTTGTCTTATTATGATCTGACGGGAGATAAAAAGGTACTGGATGCCTGCCGCAGGGCTGCCGACCATTTGTTGGGCCAAGTGGGGCCGGGCAAATTAAATATCGTGACTACCGGAAATTATCATGGTATGGCCAGCAGCAGCATACTGGAACCTATCATATATTTATATCAACGGACAGGAGAAGTACGTTATCTGGATTTCGCCAAATACATTGTCGATCAGTGGGAAACCGAAGCAGGGCCGCGCCTGATCAGTAAGGCAGAATTGGGAATACCCGTTGCGGACCGCTTTCCGCATCCTAAAACCATACAGAAATCATGGTTCAGTCCGTTTAACGGTCAAAAGGCTTATGAAATGATGTCCTGCTATGAAGGATTGCTCGAATTATATAAAATCACCAATGAACCACGATATTTATCAGCTGTGGAAAAGACCGTCCGCAATATCATTGATACGGAGATCAATGTCGCCGGGTCGGGAAGCGCTTTTGAATGCTGGTATCATGGTAAGACGTTGCAGACCAGGCCTACTTATCATACTATGGAGACCTGTGTTACTATGACCTGGATGAAATTATGCCAGACATTATTGTCGCTCACAGGAAATCCTGTTTATGCCGATCAGATAGAAACAACCACATACAACGCACTTCTGGCTTCAATGAAAGACGATGCATCACAGATTGCAAAGTATAGTCCGTTGGAAGGTCAGCGGCATCCTGGGGAAGAACAATGCGGAATGCATATCAATTGTTGTAATGCGAACGGGCCGAGAGGTTTTGCTCTTTTGCCCCAGTTTGCAGTGATGACTTCACAGCGTGATATGTTTATCAATCTTTATGCAGATTTCTCCAAGGAGATAGTATTGGATAAAAAGAAAAAGGTCAGGATAAAACAACAGACGGATTATCCGGAGAAGGGAACTGTCAGGATAGAAATTGATCCTGACCGGGTGGAGTCATTTGTCGTTTCTTTACGTATTCCTGCCTGGAGTAAGGAAAATACAGTATCCGTGAATGGCGAAAAACTGGATGGAGTGGTCTCTGGTACTTATTATAAGATCGACAGAAGCTGGAAAAAAGGTGATGTGATTACATTGGAACTCGATGTCCGGGGCCGGGTGATGAAAGAAAATGGTTATGCTGCCATAGTAAAGGGACCTGTCGTTTTGGCCCGTGATACCCGCTTTGCCGATGGATTTGTGGATGAAACCGCCCGGATCGACTCAAAAGACGGTTATGTACAGCTGCTTCCGGTGAACAATGTGAACGGGATATGGATGTCTTTTACTGCACCATTGGTATTAGGGACTGATCTGGAAGGGGAAGGTAAACTTCCGCGGCAAATCCATTTTTGTGATTTTGCATCTGCAGGGAATACATGGAAAAACGATGTTCGTTACAGGATATGGATACCTGAAACTTTAAATGTAATGAACACGACCTATCAGCCGTATTGA